A genomic region of [Eubacterium] eligens ATCC 27750 contains the following coding sequences:
- the cysW gene encoding sulfate ABC transporter permease subunit CysW produces MNIRKDSGPLKWILIGISVLFLFVMLILPLSYVMYTAFSKGIKVFLAAVTDKYALHSIKLTIEVSLIAVVCNTFFGIFASWLITKFQFKGKKIISTLIDLPLTVSPIIAGLIYVLTFGRQSFIYPYLKAMGVRIIFAVPGIVLATIFVTFPFISRELIPVLTSQGTDEEEAAALMGANGWTIFWKVTFPHIKWPLLYGIVLCTARAMGEFGAVSVLSGHLRGRTNTMPLYIELLYQGYDFTGAFAVSAILVLMAVIILVLRSVLEYKGQQAAKAEKERQEG; encoded by the coding sequence ATGAACATCAGAAAAGATTCAGGTCCGTTAAAATGGATTCTAATAGGTATAAGTGTGTTGTTTTTATTTGTGATGCTTATTCTGCCCCTCAGCTATGTAATGTATACAGCATTTTCTAAGGGCATAAAGGTGTTTCTGGCAGCTGTTACCGACAAATACGCACTTCATTCGATTAAGCTGACAATAGAGGTTTCGCTTATTGCGGTTGTGTGTAACACATTTTTCGGAATATTTGCTTCATGGCTTATTACGAAATTCCAGTTTAAGGGCAAGAAGATTATATCTACTTTAATAGATTTACCACTCACAGTTTCACCGATTATAGCAGGTCTTATATATGTGCTTACATTCGGTAGACAGAGTTTTATATATCCATATCTTAAGGCTATGGGAGTAAGAATTATATTCGCAGTTCCGGGTATCGTGCTTGCGACTATATTTGTAACGTTTCCATTCATATCAAGGGAGCTGATACCGGTTCTTACCTCGCAGGGAACTGACGAGGAGGAGGCTGCAGCGCTTATGGGTGCAAATGGCTGGACTATATTCTGGAAGGTTACATTCCCACATATCAAATGGCCGCTTCTCTACGGTATTGTACTGTGTACAGCGAGAGCAATGGGCGAGTTTGGCGCGGTATCCGTTCTTTCAGGACATTTGCGCGGAAGAACTAACACGATGCCGTTGTATATTGAACTTCTGTATCAGGGATATGATTTTACGGGAGCATTTGCAGTGTCAGCAATTCTTGTGCTGATGGCGGTTATTATACTTGTGCTTCGAAGTGTACTTGAATACAAGGGGCAGCAGGCAGCTAAGGCAGAGAAAGAGCGGCAGGAAGGATAG
- the cysT gene encoding sulfate ABC transporter permease subunit CysT: MKEKKRKKKRVIPGFGLSFGITIAMLGLIVVIPLCTLVIFSAKLSFTEFITTVTRPRVLSSYRVSLETALIAALIDAVMGTILAWVLVRYNFPGKQIMNGIIELPFALPTAVAGIALTHLTTTNGWLGAFFGKFGIRIAYTRLGIIFALIFVGIPFVVRAVQPVLEKVDIQYEEAANMLGATHRQTVFRVILPEILPALIGGFTMSFARGLGEYGSVVFIAGNTPYETEIAPLMIMSKLQEYDYASATSIALVMLFIAFIILFINAVLQSRTSKIVSGIS, translated from the coding sequence ATGAAAGAGAAGAAAAGAAAGAAAAAAAGAGTAATACCAGGCTTTGGTCTTTCATTTGGAATAACAATTGCAATGTTAGGATTAATTGTTGTTATCCCTTTATGTACCCTTGTGATATTCTCGGCAAAGCTGTCGTTTACGGAATTCATAACGACAGTTACAAGGCCGAGGGTGCTTTCAAGCTACAGAGTAAGTCTTGAGACTGCGTTAATCGCGGCACTTATAGACGCAGTTATGGGAACAATTCTTGCATGGGTTCTTGTAAGATATAACTTTCCGGGTAAGCAGATTATGAATGGAATAATTGAACTTCCATTTGCACTGCCGACAGCTGTTGCGGGTATAGCACTTACACATCTGACAACAACTAATGGCTGGCTTGGAGCATTTTTTGGCAAATTTGGAATCCGGATTGCATATACAAGGCTGGGAATTATATTCGCACTTATATTCGTTGGAATACCATTCGTAGTGAGGGCGGTCCAGCCGGTGCTGGAAAAGGTGGATATCCAGTACGAGGAGGCAGCCAACATGCTTGGTGCAACCCACAGACAGACAGTATTCAGGGTAATACTTCCAGAGATACTTCCAGCACTTATCGGTGGATTCACAATGTCATTCGCAAGAGGACTTGGCGAATACGGCAGTGTCGTATTCATAGCAGGAAATACACCGTATGAGACAGAGATAGCACCGCTTATGATTATGTCAAAATTACAGGAATATGACTACGCAAGTGCAACATCAATAGCGCTAGTAATGCTTTTTATCGCATTTATTATTCTCTTTATAAATGCAGTGTTACAGAGCAGGACATCGAAGATTGTAAGTGGAATTTCATAG
- a CDS encoding GntR family transcriptional regulator, with product MVIELDFASDTPIYVQLRNQIVKGIGKGELKAGEKLPTVRQLASDAGVNTMTVNKTYQILKAEGFIKTDRRLGAFVAENINMDIEFREKLESELELLSAEASITGMDKEEFLKMCENIYSKMNPCTM from the coding sequence ATGGTTATAGAACTTGATTTTGCGAGCGACACGCCCATATATGTACAGTTAAGAAATCAGATTGTTAAAGGAATCGGCAAGGGAGAACTCAAGGCTGGTGAGAAACTGCCGACCGTCAGACAGCTTGCTTCTGACGCAGGCGTTAATACAATGACCGTCAATAAAACCTACCAGATTCTTAAAGCTGAAGGTTTTATTAAAACCGACAGAAGGCTTGGTGCATTTGTCGCCGAGAATATTAATATGGATATTGAATTCAGGGAAAAGCTTGAATCAGAGCTTGAACTGCTATCCGCAGAAGCAAGCATTACAGGAATGGATAAAGAAGAATTCTTAAAAATGTGCGAAAACATTTATTCCAAGATGAATCCCTGCACAATGTAA
- a CDS encoding PH domain-containing protein, translating to MKIAMFMLFFVCNMFTVLIMRFAYESNYRYNNGMLIGVHIPGDHVNDDDVTRLMTRFKKSMKYFQNINAVLSIAICFLNFVNIIIFVIMYTIWILVFVFGIMYIQLSAHRKMYLLKIQNGWFVESQKQKVFIDTRACANADATPVSFRYHIIIIAAELLALIPFYSWTDRAYFSMIIVFAICTVIVSVFGFVFHIYMNRRQNQAYSLNSDINNIVNLTMKKYIASAMLVMSLLNFVAWITFVLMCIIQDTVGDLSFWMYIILQLLSGCTLTVILILARNRKNEMLKADTQPVFVDDDDYWKTGFYYNPNDPHLFVPDRLCSTNYSLNYARTGAKIFTGSITAVILGLLIWTTIVLIPYIHVTIDIRTTESTVNVSSCGYTSRINIDNITEITLMDSLPDDHFFRYNGGATESYLVGKFKGNTYGKCSLYIFKDVSPVLMIKTADQTVFINSKKDGEIVNLYNTIKDK from the coding sequence ATGAAAATCGCAATGTTTATGCTATTCTTCGTATGCAACATGTTCACAGTCCTGATCATGAGATTTGCATATGAATCCAACTACCGATACAACAACGGAATGCTTATCGGAGTCCACATTCCAGGCGACCATGTTAACGATGACGATGTCACCCGACTTATGACACGCTTTAAGAAAAGCATGAAATATTTTCAGAATATCAATGCAGTACTCTCAATAGCCATATGCTTTCTTAATTTTGTGAACATAATCATTTTCGTTATTATGTATACAATCTGGATTCTCGTGTTCGTTTTCGGAATTATGTATATCCAGCTTTCAGCGCATCGGAAAATGTATCTGTTAAAGATACAGAATGGCTGGTTTGTGGAATCCCAGAAACAGAAGGTCTTTATAGATACTCGTGCTTGTGCAAACGCAGATGCAACTCCAGTCAGTTTCAGATACCACATCATCATAATTGCCGCAGAACTGCTGGCTTTGATTCCATTCTATTCATGGACAGACAGAGCATATTTTTCAATGATTATTGTATTTGCAATATGTACTGTCATAGTTTCAGTATTCGGGTTTGTGTTCCATATTTATATGAACAGACGACAGAATCAGGCATACAGCCTTAATTCGGACATTAACAACATTGTTAATCTGACTATGAAGAAATACATTGCTTCAGCAATGCTTGTAATGTCACTTCTTAACTTCGTGGCATGGATAACATTTGTGTTAATGTGTATTATTCAGGATACTGTTGGTGACTTAAGTTTCTGGATGTACATTATTCTGCAGTTGTTAAGCGGCTGCACGCTCACTGTCATTCTTATTCTTGCACGCAACAGAAAGAACGAAATGCTTAAGGCTGACACACAGCCGGTATTTGTTGATGATGATGACTACTGGAAGACTGGATTTTACTACAATCCTAATGACCCGCACCTTTTCGTACCCGACAGGCTGTGTTCGACCAACTACTCGCTTAACTACGCCCGCACAGGTGCTAAGATATTCACCGGAAGCATAACGGCTGTTATTCTTGGATTACTAATATGGACAACTATTGTATTAATTCCATACATTCATGTTACTATCGACATCAGGACTACTGAAAGCACTGTAAATGTGTCTTCATGCGGTTATACAAGCAGAATTAACATTGACAACATTACCGAAATTACTCTGATGGATTCACTGCCTGATGACCATTTTTTCAGATATAACGGCGGTGCCACAGAAAGTTATCTTGTCGGAAAATTTAAGGGCAATACTTATGGAAAATGCAGTCTCTACATTTTTAAAGATGTGTCTCCTGTGCTTATGATAAAAACTGCTGACCAGACTGTGTTCATCAATTCCAAAAAAGATGGCGAAATTGTTAATCTGTATAATACAATTAAGGATAAATAA
- a CDS encoding AAA family ATPase — MDIRYIKAKELSARWGVTPRRINQLCTEGKLPGAYKEGKFWMIPDDVDRPDCLRENRNLYVREDSAVYNRKRPCPVGITSYKEVSNECYYVDKTLLIRDIIDNHSKVYLFTRPRRFGKTLTMDMVRTFFEKTDTDTSVYFKNKKIWREGALYKEKQGQYPVIFLTFKDAHQSTWQDMYASLCFTLRNEFLRHIELTTSARLSDYDKKYLKSILDDEATIIDYQFALGKLSAMLSKHYGRNVIVIIDEYDTPIQQGHIFGYYDEVIGFMRNLLSAVLKDNPSLELGILTGILRIAKESLFSGLNNLVVNTILDDEYSQYFGFTEEEVSAMAQYYGVSDRLGEIKEWYDGYMFGRTGIYNPWSVINYFNNKCVPKAFWSRTSGNEIIGELFNSADTTFADNLLRLLQGSTVQAIVDTDIIYPEINGDIDTIYSFLLVAGYLRVSEHIGSLYDNPICALSIPNYEIKSVFQKEIIDRYNGIFTGALLRNFAESIRTGNAHLLTETLQQYLLQSASVFDTAHEDFYHGVVFGMLAVLSDNYYISSNRESGEGRFDIELQPKSRGGHGYIIEFKACKEAELEKMAGSAVRQIQQKSYTANLEKHGVSGIGMFGVAFSGKKVSVAYEEHDVKKRKSRE, encoded by the coding sequence ATGGATATTAGATATATTAAGGCGAAGGAATTATCCGCAAGATGGGGCGTGACGCCGAGAAGAATTAACCAGTTGTGTACAGAGGGAAAGCTGCCGGGAGCTTATAAGGAAGGCAAGTTCTGGATGATACCTGACGATGTGGACAGACCGGATTGTTTAAGGGAGAATAGGAATCTTTATGTCAGGGAAGACAGCGCTGTATACAACAGGAAGCGTCCCTGCCCGGTTGGAATAACATCTTATAAAGAAGTGTCGAATGAATGTTATTATGTAGACAAAACATTGCTTATTAGGGACATTATAGATAATCACAGTAAGGTGTATTTATTTACAAGACCGAGAAGATTCGGAAAGACACTTACTATGGACATGGTTCGCACATTTTTTGAAAAGACTGATACGGATACATCAGTGTATTTTAAGAATAAGAAGATATGGCGAGAGGGCGCGCTGTATAAGGAGAAGCAGGGGCAGTACCCGGTGATTTTTCTTACATTTAAAGACGCCCACCAGTCAACATGGCAGGACATGTACGCAAGTCTCTGCTTTACATTAAGGAATGAATTTTTGCGACATATTGAACTGACGACAAGCGCCAGATTAAGTGACTATGATAAGAAGTATCTTAAGTCAATACTTGATGATGAGGCAACGATAATAGATTATCAGTTTGCACTGGGGAAGCTGTCGGCAATGCTTTCAAAGCATTATGGCAGGAATGTAATCGTGATAATTGACGAGTACGATACGCCAATCCAGCAAGGACATATATTTGGATACTATGATGAAGTGATTGGCTTTATGAGAAATCTTTTGTCGGCTGTCTTAAAGGACAATCCAAGTCTGGAACTGGGGATTCTCACGGGAATTCTCCGCATAGCTAAGGAAAGCCTGTTCAGCGGGCTTAACAATCTTGTGGTTAATACAATTCTTGATGATGAATATTCGCAATATTTTGGATTCACGGAAGAGGAAGTTTCTGCTATGGCGCAGTACTACGGCGTGTCTGACCGGCTGGGTGAGATTAAGGAATGGTATGACGGCTATATGTTTGGCAGAACCGGAATATATAATCCGTGGTCGGTTATTAATTACTTCAATAACAAATGTGTTCCCAAAGCCTTCTGGTCAAGAACAAGTGGCAATGAGATAATCGGCGAGCTGTTTAATAGTGCTGATACCACATTTGCAGACAACTTATTAAGATTGCTGCAGGGCAGTACTGTTCAGGCAATTGTTGACACAGATATCATATATCCTGAGATTAATGGAGACATTGATACAATATACAGCTTCCTTCTGGTTGCCGGATATCTGCGTGTGTCAGAGCATATTGGCTCTCTGTACGACAATCCGATATGCGCGCTGTCGATACCTAATTATGAGATAAAGAGCGTGTTCCAGAAGGAGATTATTGACAGATATAACGGCATATTTACAGGTGCGCTGCTAAGAAACTTTGCGGAATCAATCCGTACGGGAAATGCACATTTATTAACAGAAACCTTGCAGCAGTATCTTTTGCAGTCTGCAAGCGTGTTTGATACGGCACATGAGGATTTCTATCATGGGGTGGTATTTGGAATGCTTGCGGTATTGTCAGACAATTATTATATCTCGTCTAACAGGGAGTCAGGTGAGGGACGATTTGACATAGAGCTGCAACCGAAGAGCCGTGGCGGACACGGATATATCATAGAATTCAAAGCATGTAAGGAAGCTGAGCTTGAGAAGATGGCTGGCAGTGCAGTCAGACAGATTCAGCAGAAAAGTTACACAGCCAATCTTGAAAAGCATGGCGTGTCTGGGATTGGTATGTTCGGAGTTGCATTCAGCGGTAAGAAAGTGAGTGTGGCGTATGAGGAGCATGATGTGAAGAAGCGCAAGTCACGCGAATAG
- a CDS encoding cation:proton antiporter, with the protein MLTSLSLIFLVGLVMGAICQKLKLPRIIGMLVTGIVLGPYVLDFLDPSILSISADLRKMALIIILIKAGLSLDLKDLKKAGRSAILMSFVPASCEIIGYILLAPVILGINHAEATVMGAVLAAVSPAVVVPRMVMLIEKRYGTAKAIPQMILSGASCDDIFVIVLFTTFLNVAQGGKANVMDFVNIPVSIILGIILGIVTGLGLYLFFETSYARKHTVRNSMKVIIVLGFSFLLIAIEGWLEGKVSVSGLLAVVAMACTLKFKCVPAVSARLSEKFGKLWLAAEVILFVLVGAAVDIRYTLKAGLPALLMILAALVFRAAGVLLCTVKTNLTWKERLFCVIAYLPKATVQAAIGSVPLAAGLSCGQIVLSVAVLAIIVTAPLGALGIDCTYKRLLTEDKTH; encoded by the coding sequence ATGCTGACATCTTTATCACTTATCTTTCTGGTTGGGCTCGTCATGGGCGCAATCTGCCAGAAGCTGAAACTGCCAAGAATCATCGGTATGCTTGTTACCGGTATTGTCCTCGGGCCATATGTCCTTGATTTTCTTGACCCATCAATCCTTTCAATATCGGCTGATCTGCGAAAAATGGCTCTTATCATTATTCTTATCAAGGCCGGCCTGTCGCTTGACTTAAAAGACCTGAAAAAAGCCGGACGAAGTGCAATTCTCATGTCCTTCGTTCCGGCTTCCTGCGAAATCATCGGTTATATTCTGCTTGCCCCTGTAATTCTTGGAATTAACCACGCCGAAGCTACCGTGATGGGCGCGGTTCTCGCCGCTGTTTCTCCTGCGGTTGTCGTTCCCCGAATGGTAATGCTGATTGAGAAACGCTACGGAACTGCCAAGGCAATTCCACAGATGATACTGTCTGGTGCTTCGTGCGATGACATATTTGTAATAGTGTTATTCACAACATTTTTAAATGTGGCACAGGGTGGCAAGGCAAATGTTATGGATTTCGTAAATATTCCTGTGTCTATTATACTCGGCATAATTCTTGGCATAGTAACCGGATTGGGACTGTATCTGTTCTTTGAAACATCATACGCCCGCAAACATACCGTAAGAAACAGCATGAAGGTTATCATCGTACTTGGCTTCTCTTTTCTTCTTATTGCAATTGAGGGCTGGCTTGAGGGCAAAGTGTCTGTTTCAGGCCTTCTTGCTGTTGTCGCTATGGCATGTACGCTTAAGTTTAAATGTGTCCCCGCCGTATCAGCCCGTTTGTCCGAAAAATTTGGCAAGCTGTGGCTCGCTGCTGAAGTAATATTGTTCGTGCTTGTCGGCGCGGCTGTCGATATCCGCTACACACTGAAAGCTGGACTTCCAGCCTTGCTTATGATTCTCGCCGCACTTGTTTTCAGAGCTGCCGGAGTGCTTCTCTGCACCGTAAAGACAAATCTTACATGGAAGGAACGGCTTTTCTGTGTAATTGCCTATCTTCCTAAAGCAACCGTCCAGGCAGCCATCGGCTCTGTTCCTTTAGCCGCCGGACTCTCCTGCGGACAGATAGTGCTTTCCGTAGCTGTGCTTGCAATCATAGTTACTGCTCCGCTTGGCGCGCTTGGCATCGACTGTACTTATAAGAGGCTGTTGACGGAAGACAAAACCCACTAA
- a CDS encoding sulfate ABC transporter substrate-binding protein — protein sequence MKKYGFFKKLICLGMIFSLTFTGLSGCGQKKTELVNVSYDATREFYKEYNRLFEDYWYDKTGEKVEVIQSHGGSGKQALEVANGLGADVVTLALEGDVNVIRNEGLIDDGYIDDYSDDSSPYTSTIVFLVRKGNPKNIKDWDDLLNDGVKVITPNPKTSGGARWNFLAAWYYFKKQGQTDEQVQASVTKLYKNVAVLDSGARGSSTTFAENGQGDVLIAWENEAFFALQEYPGEYEIVVPSASVLCQPTVAKVDEVTQMNGTAELADAYLSFLYTDDAQRLEAQNFYRPVNKDIQKEYESSSDARNIKEILSDGKWIVSDIDMADIGYFGGWEAATQKFFSDGGIFDKIYD from the coding sequence ATGAAAAAATATGGATTTTTTAAAAAGTTAATATGTTTAGGTATGATTTTCAGCCTGACTTTTACCGGACTTTCCGGGTGTGGGCAGAAGAAGACGGAACTTGTTAATGTTTCTTATGATGCTACCAGAGAGTTTTATAAGGAGTATAACAGGCTTTTTGAAGATTACTGGTATGATAAGACTGGTGAGAAGGTTGAGGTTATCCAGTCTCATGGCGGTTCTGGAAAGCAGGCGCTAGAGGTTGCTAACGGTCTTGGAGCTGATGTTGTCACGCTTGCTCTTGAGGGTGATGTTAATGTTATAAGGAACGAAGGGCTGATTGATGACGGATATATTGATGATTATTCTGATGACAGCTCGCCTTACACTTCTACGATTGTCTTTCTTGTAAGAAAGGGTAATCCTAAGAATATTAAGGACTGGGATGACCTTCTTAATGACGGGGTTAAGGTTATTACCCCTAATCCTAAGACTTCTGGAGGAGCCAGATGGAATTTCCTTGCGGCATGGTATTATTTTAAGAAGCAGGGACAGACTGATGAACAGGTTCAGGCAAGTGTTACCAAGCTTTACAAGAATGTGGCAGTGCTTGATTCGGGTGCAAGAGGTTCTTCTACAACATTTGCAGAGAACGGACAGGGGGATGTTCTGATTGCATGGGAAAATGAAGCATTTTTCGCATTACAGGAATATCCGGGCGAGTATGAGATTGTTGTTCCGTCCGCATCTGTATTGTGCCAGCCAACGGTTGCGAAGGTTGACGAGGTCACACAGATGAATGGAACTGCGGAACTGGCAGACGCCTATCTTTCTTTCCTGTACACTGATGATGCGCAGAGACTTGAAGCACAGAACTTCTACAGACCTGTAAACAAGGACATCCAGAAGGAATACGAATCTTCAAGTGACGCAAGAAATATTAAAGAGATTCTATCTGATGGCAAATGGATTGTCAGCGACATTGACATGGCAGATATCGGGTATTTTGGCGGTTGGGAAGCGGCTACACAGAAGTTTTTCTCTGATGGCGGAATATTTGATAAGATATATGATTAA
- a CDS encoding sulfate adenylyltransferase subunit 1: MKGLLKFITCGSVDDGKSTLIGHILYDSKLLYADQEKALELDSKVGSREGKIDYSLLLDGLMAEREQGITIDVAYRYFTTDNRSFIVADTPGHEEYTRNMAVGASFADLAVILVDAKQGVLIQTKRHARICALMGIKHFVFAVNKMDLVGYSEERFNEINAQIAELTKELSLADVVVIPVSATEGDNVTTKSANIPWYKGEALLPYLEQIDVDDTEEEKGFYMPVQRVCRPNHEFRGFQGQIEAGSVSVGDEIITLPTKEHVHVKSIHVGDKEAQSASIGQPVTIQLDREVDVSRGSVLAAGADLKLATEITATILWMDDDVLTNNKNFFVKLGTRLIPGVVTEIVNTIDVNTGEEKPAALLNKNEIAVCKISLADVIVVDEFNLHKTMGELILIDRVTNMTSACGVVREVNEAASDVKEVDAAFRAELNNQKPVVVEAVLSDKINVDFLKKVEKELLLDSKHVYLYAPAEGEDYTNVVTHLVNAGIVVILALKEKADIKIDGAEVLAGWESEVDATTADVAEFIKKNA, from the coding sequence ATGAAAGGTTTACTTAAATTTATTACATGCGGTAGTGTTGATGATGGAAAATCTACACTTATCGGACACATTTTATATGATTCAAAGTTATTGTATGCTGACCAGGAGAAGGCGTTGGAGCTTGATTCCAAGGTTGGAAGCCGCGAAGGCAAGATTGATTATTCACTTCTTCTTGATGGTCTTATGGCTGAGAGAGAGCAGGGAATCACTATTGATGTTGCTTACAGATATTTTACAACTGACAACAGAAGCTTTATCGTTGCTGATACTCCGGGACATGAGGAGTACACAAGAAACATGGCGGTTGGTGCTTCATTTGCAGACCTTGCAGTAATCCTTGTTGATGCAAAGCAGGGCGTGCTTATCCAGACTAAGAGACACGCAAGAATCTGCGCACTCATGGGAATTAAGCATTTTGTATTTGCAGTTAATAAGATGGACCTTGTTGGTTACAGTGAGGAGCGTTTCAACGAGATTAATGCACAGATAGCAGAGCTTACTAAGGAACTTTCACTTGCAGATGTAGTTGTTATCCCTGTTTCGGCAACAGAGGGCGACAATGTTACAACTAAGTCTGCTAATATCCCATGGTATAAGGGCGAGGCACTTCTTCCATACCTTGAGCAGATTGATGTTGATGATACTGAGGAAGAAAAAGGCTTCTACATGCCTGTTCAGAGAGTATGCCGTCCAAATCATGAATTCCGTGGTTTCCAGGGACAGATTGAGGCAGGAAGCGTATCTGTTGGTGACGAGATTATCACTCTTCCAACTAAGGAGCATGTTCATGTCAAGAGCATCCATGTTGGTGATAAGGAAGCCCAGAGCGCATCTATTGGACAGCCTGTTACTATCCAGTTAGACCGCGAGGTTGATGTCTCAAGAGGTTCAGTTCTTGCAGCAGGAGCAGACCTTAAGCTTGCAACAGAGATAACAGCTACAATTCTCTGGATGGACGATGATGTTCTTACTAATAACAAGAACTTTTTTGTAAAGCTTGGAACAAGACTTATTCCGGGCGTTGTTACTGAGATTGTCAATACTATTGATGTCAATACAGGCGAGGAGAAGCCAGCAGCTCTTCTTAATAAAAATGAAATCGCTGTATGTAAGATTTCTCTTGCTGATGTAATTGTTGTTGATGAATTCAACCTTCACAAGACTATGGGGGAGCTTATCCTCATAGACCGTGTTACTAATATGACTAGTGCCTGCGGCGTTGTCCGTGAAGTTAATGAGGCAGCAAGCGATGTTAAGGAAGTTGACGCAGCTTTCAGAGCGGAGCTTAACAACCAGAAGCCTGTTGTTGTTGAGGCTGTTCTTTCAGACAAGATTAATGTTGATTTCTTAAAGAAGGTTGAGAAGGAGCTTCTTCTTGACAGCAAGCATGTATATCTGTATGCTCCGGCAGAAGGCGAGGATTATACAAATGTTGTGACTCACCTTGTAAATGCAGGTATTGTTGTTATTCTTGCACTTAAAGAGAAAGCAGATATTAAGATTGATGGTGCAGAAGTCCTTGCAGGCTGGGAGTCTGAGGTTGACGCAACTACTGCGGATGTGGCTGAGTTTATTAAGAAGAATGCGTAA
- the cysD gene encoding sulfate adenylyltransferase subunit CysD, producing the protein MGNLSHLDALEAEAIYIIREVAAECEKPVMLYSIGKDSSVMLHLAMKAFYPEKPPFPFLHIDTTWKFKEMIKFRDETAKKLGIEMLTYTNEEGVKQGINPFDHGSAYTDIMKTQALKQALNKYGFTAAFGGGRRDEEKSRAKERIFSFRNTAQAWDPKNQRPEMWKLYNTKIHKGESMRVFPISNWTEKDIWQYIQRDKIDIVPLYFAAERPVVYRDGNIIMVDDDRMRLLPGEKPQMKKVRFRTLGCYPLTGGVESDAETLDEIIEETLSAVESERTSRVIDHEEAGSMERRKKEGYF; encoded by the coding sequence ATGGGTAATTTATCACATTTGGACGCACTCGAAGCAGAGGCGATATATATTATAAGGGAAGTTGCAGCAGAATGCGAAAAGCCGGTAATGCTGTATTCTATAGGAAAGGACAGCTCAGTTATGCTTCATCTTGCAATGAAAGCATTCTATCCTGAGAAACCACCTTTTCCATTTCTTCACATTGACACAACATGGAAGTTCAAGGAAATGATTAAGTTCAGGGATGAGACAGCGAAAAAGCTTGGAATCGAGATGCTTACATACACTAACGAAGAGGGTGTAAAGCAGGGAATCAACCCATTTGACCACGGTTCAGCTTACACTGATATCATGAAGACTCAGGCTCTTAAGCAGGCACTTAACAAATACGGCTTTACAGCAGCATTTGGCGGAGGACGAAGAGACGAGGAGAAATCAAGAGCTAAGGAGAGAATTTTCTCTTTCAGAAATACAGCACAGGCATGGGACCCTAAGAACCAGCGTCCGGAAATGTGGAAGCTTTACAACACTAAGATTCACAAGGGCGAGAGCATGAGAGTTTTCCCTATCTCTAACTGGACTGAGAAGGATATCTGGCAGTACATCCAGAGAGATAAGATTGATATTGTACCTCTTTATTTTGCAGCAGAAAGACCTGTTGTATACCGTGACGGCAATATCATCATGGTTGATGATGACAGAATGAGACTTCTTCCAGGCGAAAAGCCACAGATGAAGAAGGTAAGATTCAGAACTCTTGGCTGTTATCCACTTACAGGCGGTGTTGAGTCAGACGCAGAAACTCTTGACGAGATTATCGAAGAGACTTTAAGTGCGGTTGAATCAGAGAGAACAAGCCGTGTTATAGACCATGAGGAAGCAGGAAGCATGGAAAGAAGAAAGAAAGAGGGGTACTTCTAG
- a CDS encoding 4Fe-4S dicluster domain-containing protein: MSIQINKLKCVGCGKCVEACPGNLIKKDTDGKAFIKHVKDCWGCTSCLKECRFEAINFFLGADVGGKGSTLSFRQKGSINTWTVTSPDGTVKTLEVNRQESNKY, encoded by the coding sequence ATGAGCATTCAGATAAATAAGTTAAAATGCGTTGGCTGCGGGAAGTGCGTTGAAGCCTGTCCTGGCAACCTTATCAAGAAAGATACAGATGGAAAAGCATTTATAAAGCATGTCAAGGACTGCTGGGGCTGTACATCTTGTCTTAAGGAATGTCGTTTTGAGGCGATTAATTTCTTCCTTGGTGCCGATGTAGGCGGCAAAGGAAGCACACTTTCATTCAGGCAGAAGGGAAGTATCAATACATGGACGGTGACTTCGCCGGACGGAACAGTTAAGACGCTTGAGGTCAACAGACAGGAATCTAATAAATATTAG